AAGACACCAACTCAGGATCTTCTGTGTCAGGAAAAAGCAGCTTCTTCTCTCGACAATCTATCAGAATGCAATTGGtcgagagccaatccatccctaagatcacctccaactttTGTAGGGGCAGACAAATTAGATTTACCTTGTAcatgcgtccctctacctctactggaagcctagcacacaaggacgacgtcctgaccaaacccgacgccggGGTAGATACTGCAAGTTCACACTAGAGCTCgcgcaccggcagacccaaaCGCTCCACACAAGCAAatgacacaaatgagtgtgTCTCTCCAGAATCAAACAGTACACACAAAGATTCACCCGCTATCATGCATCGACCCATAACAAGATTACCTGAGCCTGTCGCCTCTGCTCCGGTCATGGCATATACCctgcccgtcgcctgaggcctgttgcctctatCTCTCCGCTGGTGCTGGTGAggagtctgaactggagggcgcGCTACTGCCCTAGCAAGGATGGgacaatccttcccaaagtggccttccttgccacagttgttgtaCCTACGGTAACCCTCCATGCGTGGACAAGCACTCCTCAGGTGAGCGCCTCCACAAATGTAGCACTGAACTTGGCCCTACTGTGGGGAAAAGTTCCTAGACCCCTGAGGTTGATGGTGGGGTCTATCATACGGTCTCCTCTGCTCCTCATGTTtgggcttggacccagatggtccaccgatCCTCTGAGGTGGCTGTGGCTGCTGTAGGCGCTGGCCTTCCACCTCAcgtttcatcttctccatcaccttAGCTTTCTCCACCAGAgcggcaaaatccttgatggacaaaggagccaccatcaagcggatATCACCGCGGAGACCGTTCTCGAACTTCTtgcatcgccactcctcatcgagtggcagggtgtagaaacggctgaggtgtttgaacctctcagcatagTTTGTTAccgtcttccctccctgggtcaactggaggaactccacctccttggcatacCGGATGCTGTCTGGGAAGTACTCTGAGAGGAATCTCTCTCTGAAAGTCTCCCACGTCACtggctcatccctctcctctAGGATGGACTTGGTGTtgctccaccaatgctccgcctCCCCCGTGAGCATATACACTGAAAACACCAACCTGTTCTCCGCAGGGCACATCTTGGCGTCATAGATGCGCTCCAGGTCTTTCAACCATTGGTCTGCGGTGTCAGGACTGGTCTTCCCATCAAACTTCGCCGGGTGGTGCTTCAGAAAGTCCTCCaagctccactccctgactgcaggtcgtggttcaggaccaaacacagggcagccgccctgttctcctccaactggcggagggcctccatgttctgccgatgagcatcctcGGTAGCTACTCTCGCAGCCTCCATCTACTGAATCACTGCCTGCTACTGCTCTAGCGACGCtgcctgtcgctgcatggatgcctcatgttgctgcatcatcgcagcactctgTTGTGCCATCgctgctaccatcgcctctattgcTCTGGCGATGTTAGGTACGTCTCCCTGGGATGATTGCGgagtcctacgaggaggtgccatagtccactggcccacagaaaatcacttggttaggctcgataaagacaagaatttaactaagaataCTCAGAAGACATAGAGAAAGCTAaacggacatccaagtccacagacctaaggaatgaccgccctgataccataaatgtaacgtcccatttaattattagacaaaattaaaggaaacgtcacgcaaACGATAGTGCA
This DNA window, taken from Vigna unguiculata cultivar IT97K-499-35 unplaced genomic scaffold, ASM411807v1 contig_669, whole genome shotgun sequence, encodes the following:
- the LOC114172666 gene encoding uncharacterized protein LOC114172666, giving the protein MAPPRRTPQSSQGDVPNIARAIEAMVAAMAQQIREWSLEDFLKHHPAKFDGKTSPDTADQWLKDLERIYDAKMCPAENRLVFSVYMLTGEAEHWWSNTKSILEERDEPVTWETFRERFLSEYFPDSIRYAKEVEFLQLTQGGKTWRCKKFENGLRGDIRLMVAPLSIKDFAALVEKAKVMEKMKREVEGQRLQQPQPPQRIGGPSGSKPKHEEQRRPYDRPHHQPQGSRNFSPQ